The Streptomyces sp. NBC_00775 genome includes the window CGAAGGACGAGGGGTCGACGGGGACGGAGCCCTTCGCGTCGTCGTCACCGAGGAGCGTGTCCAGGGTCGTCGGCGCGGTCTGGACCTCGGTGCCGTCACCGCTCTCGCCGATCACCTTGGTGACCTTGGCGAGAAGTCCGTCCGGGGCGCCGGGCGCGGGGGCGCTGGCGATGACGTCGCCGACGGCGGTGCCGTGCGGCTTCGCCGTACTGGCGGCGGACGGGGACGGGGACTGGGACGGGGGCTGGGATGAAGTCCCCTTACTGACAGGGGATATGACGGCCCGTCGGGTGCGACTGTCGTACGACGAGACCTTCAGCGCGGCCTTACGGGCCTTGCCGCCCGCCGCGCCCGGCCGCGCGACGGCGGTCGAGGTGGCTGCCGCCTCGGGGGCGGCGGCGACGGCGAGCGACTGGCCGGCGTCCGCGGTCGCGGCGGCGGAGGCGTCGGCGTTCCGGGCGCGTTCGGCGCCGGAGGAGGAGTGTGTTCCGGGGTCTGCGGAGCAACCGGCGGCGAGAAAGAGGGCGGTTGCGGCGAGCGCGGGCATGACGGCGCGCAAGGGCCGCTTGCGGATACGCAAGATCAGTCCTGAGGGGGGTGGGGGGTGGCTATGGATTACCAGCGGGTAACCAGTGGCGAGCGTGTCATGAACCTGTGAAGTTCCGCTTCACGTTTCCGCACACTTCCCGGGTGATGTGCGCCACGCCTACAGGGTGTCGCTTCGGGGCTCCCAGCCCTCGTACGCGGCTGTCAGCAGGCCGAGCACACCGTTCGCGGTGACCTCGCGGGGGTTGGGATACGCCTCGGTGGCGGCCTGGGCGGCCGCGACCGTCAAGTCGGCCTCTTTCAGGCCGAGTTCGGCGAGGGAACGGGGAGCGCCGAGACCCAGGGCCAGCGCGCGGAGGGCGTGCGGGACGTCGTCGGTCTCCAGGGCGCGGGACAGGGCGGTGATCGCCCCGGGTGCGGCGGACGCGTTGTAGGCGAGGGCGTACGGGAGGACCACGGTGTGGGTCTCGGCGTGCGGCAGGCCGAAGGTGCCGCCGAGAACATGGCAGAGCTTGTGGTGCAGGCCCATGGTGGTGGCACCGAGGCAGGCACCGCAGAGCCACGCGGCATACAGGGCACGGCTGCGGGCGTCGAGGTCGTCGGGCGCGGCGGCCACCCGGGAAAGGGCCCCGGCCATGGCCCGTACGCCTTCCTCGGCCATCAGGGAGACGAGGGGCGAGGCGTCGGGCGCGTAGAGGGCCTCGGCCGCGTGCGCGAGCGCATTGATGCCGCTGGTCACGGCGAGCGGGACCGGGAGCGTGAGGGTGAGCTCGGGGTCGTAGACGACACTGCGGGGCTGGACGGCGGCGTCGCGTCCGGTGCGCTTCGCGCCGTGCTCGGTGAGGCCCCAGACGGGGGTCATCTCGGAGCCGGAGTAGGTGGACGGTACGGCGATCAGCGGCAGGCGGGTGCGCAGGGCGATCGCCTTGCCGAGGCCGATCGCGGAGCCGCCGCCGACCGCGACACAGCCGTCGGCACCGATCTCGCGCGCCACCTCGACGGCCCGGTCGGCGACCTCCACGGGCACATGCATACGGGCCTCGGCGTGCAGCCCCGCGCAGTGGTCGCCGAGCGCGTCCGCGACCGCCCGCGCGGTGGCCTCGCCCCGGCTGCCGCACACCACCAACACCCTGCGCAGACCGAGGCGCGCGGCCTCGCCCGGCGTCGCGGACACCGAGGCACCGGGACGGAAGACGACACGCGCGGGCCGGGTCTCGTACGAGAAGTCGAGGGGGGTGCTCATCCCGGTTCCTCCAGCCAGTCCAGTCATTGCGGCTCCAGTACGAGGTCGAAGCGTGCGTGCCGGAAGGGGTTGGGGATGCCGAACTCCCGTGCCAGGGAAGGATCGTCGGTCTCGGCGAAGTCGTGGACCAGGCTCTTCTTGACCGCGAACACCGCGTCGGAGCCGAGGTAGTCGCTGCCCGCCACGAAGATGTGTGTGGTGATGGGGGTGTGGCCGTCGGCCGTGGCGATGAAGTGGATGTGCGCGGGGCGGTACGGGTGGCGGCCGGTGGCCCGGAGCAGGTCGCCGACCGGGCCGTCCGTGGGGATCGGGTACGGGCTCGGCACGCAGGTGCGGAACCAGAAGCGGCCCTCGGCGTCCGCCGTGAAGAGCCCGCGTCCGTTGCCGGGTGGCTGGACGTCCGGCCGCTGCACGTCGTAGTAGCCCTCGGCGTCGGCCTGCCAGACGTCGAGGACGGCGCCGGGCAGCGGAGTGCCGTCGCGGGACAGCACCCGGCCGCTGATCACGCACGGCTCGCCGCTGCCCACCAGGTCGATGTCGGCGCCGAGTGCGCGTACCGGTGACTCGGTCATGTGGAAGGGACCGAGGACGGTCGACTCGGTGGCAGCCGGATCGCGGTGGCCGTTGAGGGTCTCCACGAGCATCGAGACGCCGAGCACGTCCGACAGCAGGATGAACTCCTGCCGGGTGTCGGTGCACTTCTGCCCGGTCGCCGTCAGGAAGCCGATGGCGCGCTCCCATTCCTCCGTCGTCGGCTCCGTCTCGCGGACGAAGTCGTGCAGGTGACGGGTGAGCGCGCCGAGCAGCTCGCGCAGCCGCGGATCGGCCGTGCCCTTGAGGCTGTCGACGACCGCGCCGGTGATGTCCGTCGTGAATTCCGTGGTCATGCCGCTCCCCTGGTCCCACAGATCATCCTGCCAGGCATGCGCCTCAGGCTACGAGGCTGTCGGAACTCATAGTTCGAAGCTGACGAACCCGTCCTCCGCGTCCGGCTCCGGCGCCGTCACGGTGTAGTTGAAGCGGTTCTTGAGGGCGGTGACGTCCCATATCGCCGCGCGGTCACGGTAGTTGAAGACGATCTCCTTCTCGTCTCCGCCGTGCTGGAGGATGCGGGCGACGGCGATCTCGTTGGGGTGGTCGTGCCGTGCGCCGCTGGTGGAGATCAGATAGCGGTCGCAGTCGATCAGGCCGAGCAGCTCGTTCGAGAGGTTGTGGTCGCTGCCGTGGTGGGCGACCTTGAGGACGTCGAGGTGGAGCCGACCGCCCGCCGCCTCGGCCAGCGGCCGTATCGACGCCACCAGTCTGCGGTCGTCCGCGTCGCCGGTGAGCACGATGCGCTTGTCCTCGAACTCGAAGAGCAGGCCGATGCTGGTGAGGTTCGTCTTCGAGGTGTCCGGCTTGAAGGGTGACGCGGCGAGCTGCTCCACGTTGGGGGCGCCGAAGTGCTCGAAGCCCTCCACCGGCGGGAGTTCGTCGGGATCCCGGCCCGGGATCAGCCCGTTCTTGGCGCATTCCGCGCTCCAGAGCGGGGCCAGCCGCTCCAGTTGCCCGCGGTCGGGCGAGAGCACCTCCATCGTGGAGCCGTCGTCGAACCAGGCGAGCTCCCGCCCGACTTCGACGCTGCGCCCACCGAACGCGTCGTTCCACGGCACCTTCTGGGCCAGCAGGGCACTGGTGAGCTTCTCGCCGTCCACGGCGCCGAACCCCTCGCTGTCGAGGAGTTGGTCGAAGCCGTTGAACCACACGTCCGCGAACTCCACCGACCTGTCGGGGTCGTCCATCAGGGCGAGCACCCCGAGGATGTGGTCCTGGTCGACATGGGTGACGACGAGGAGGTCGACCAGGCCGTCGAGCCCGGCGAGCGTCGGCCTGATGAGCGGGTACGTGCCCGAACGGCCGCCGTCGACGAGGATTCGGCGTACGAAGGTGTCGTCGCCGTACTCCAGGAGCAGGCAGTCGCCGTCCTCGCCGGGCATCATGGTGAACCTGATCATCGCGGCCTCCCGGACACGCCGGTCATCATGGCCTCCCGTGCGGAGCGGTCATCGCGTCCCCGGTGCCGAGCGGTCATGGCGTCCTCCCGCGCAGAGTGACAATCACGAACGGCTCGCGCGTGTCGACGCGCCACGACAGCCGGCGGGCCTGGTCGAGCCGGGCGGCGCACTCCGGGTCGTCGGGGAACTCGGAGAGGCCGTGGATGAGGCGGCTCAGGCCCAGGGTGAAGACCGGTACGCCGCGGTCGAAGGCCTCCAGGAGCGCGTCGCGCGCCGCCTCCCGCTCCGCCTCGCTGTGCGCCCGGCGCAGATGGCGCATCGCCCACAGCAGGGATCCGTCGCTCATCCAGTCGAACTCGTGCCGCAGCCGGGACAGCCACGGGTCCCAGCGGTGCGGCCGCTCGGACAGCTCGCTGCCGACCAGGACGTACGCACCGGCCACCGCCGCGAGCGGGTTCGTCATCTTGCCGTAGAGCATGCTCTCCGCGTCCTTGACGAGGGTCGCCGCCGAGTCGAAGGCGCCGCGGACCATGTAGCCCAGGGCGGGTCCCACCCGGCTGTCGCGCACGGTCACCGAGACGGCACTGCCGGTGGGGCTCTGGCGTTCGTTGACGAGGGCCTCGATCTGCGCGGTGCCCCACGGTGCTGGGAGGGTGACGACATAGTCGCTGCCTGCCAGCGAGACGACCAGGAACTGCCGGGGGCCGGTGGGTCCGTCGTGCGTGGGCTCGCCGTGCTCGTCGACCGGGCCGTTCGGGCCGAAGCGGTAGAGCCGCGCGGCCGCGTCGCCCAGATCGAGGCTGGGGATGGAGTGCGGCGCGGAGTGGGCGATCTCGAACACGACCGGTCGCTCCGGGGGCTCCTCGGCCAGCTTGAGCATGGAGGCGAACTGCCAGCTCGACGGCTTCGGATCGCCGACCCAGGCCGCGTGGCCGGGTTCGACGACCGAGTTCCACTCCCAGACCCCGGAGCTCGACCCCTGGGAGCGGGGCACCGGAATCGCCTCGCCGTCGTGGTAGGCCCCGTACGACTCGATGTTTCCCATGAGGTACTGCCAGGAGTGCGACTCATAGGGCGAGCGCGCAGTGCGGAGCGTCACGTTCGTGTCCGCGCCTTCCCGCACCTCGGCGTCCTTGGAGAGCACGACCCCGGAGGGCAGCGTTGCGGTCACGATGTGGGGGCCGGGTTCGACCTCGAAGCGTGCCGGTGTGGCCGAAGCCCCGCAGGGGAACAGGACGTTGCGGTGCGCGACACCGGTGCCGCCGGCCGGGTAGATGTTGCCGACGACCTTGGCCCCGTCGGAGACATCGGTTTCGTCGAGGCTCAGGGCGACCCGCACGCGCAGGGCGGCGCTCATGGCTTCACCAGATGCACACGCCGGAAGACCGGTCGTACGGTGATGGACTTGGTCCGCACGTCCCTCTCACCGAGTCTCGCCTCGAAGTCGTAGTTGCCGAAGCGGAGTTCGATGGCCCATTCGCTCTGCGGATCCGACCCGTTGACGTCACCGGGTGCCCGCCGCAGGCGCTCGTGGCCGTCCTCGCGGCAGACGAATTCGGCGTCGGCGTTCTCCTCCGCGCGCTCGCAGCTCACGTACACGGGGACGACCGGTGGCCCGGGCAGCTCGTGGAGGACGAACACGGGCAGTTCACCGACCGAGGGGACCTGGACACCCGCGACCGCTCCGGCGAACTGCGGCTGGTGCATGAAGTGGTCGATGGCTTCGAGGAGATGGGAGGTGTTGACCCGCCAGTCGCCCTCGGGATCGTCGCTCGCCGCCCCGGCGAGGCTCTTGAGCAGGGCCTCGGTGAACACGCTCACCTGTCCGGGCCGCGCGTGCGAACGGTCCCCGGCCAGCGTGGCGTAGTACGGAATGTGGAACCGTCTGGGGAGATCGAGGGGGCGCGCACCGGCCCCGAGCGGTGTCCGTCCGGCGAACCGTGTGCCCGAACTCTGGATCAACACATCGGAGTTGGACCGGCAGGCATCGACGAAGAACACCTGCTGGGTGGCCTTGCACCGCTTGAGCCCGTTCATCAGCCCCCCGAAGTCCAGTGCTCCGTTGAGGGGGTTGTGCTCGTCGGCGAAGATGTCGGCCGCAAGGAGCGCCATGTCGTCACCCTGCGAGACGCCGTGTCCGCAGAAGTAGAAGACGAGCCGGTTGTCGACGTTGCTGTCACCGCGGTCGTACCACTCCGTGATCGCGGCGAGGATGTTGTCGATGGTGGCGACGTCGACGTCGTGGGCGGTCTGGGTGCGGGGGTCCTTGAACGGGGCCGGCTGCTCCTCGCTCAGCAACAGGGCCACACTGCCGAGCGGTCGCTGCGGATCGTTGTACTCGGCCAGCAGCCAGGTCGCCAGGGCCCGGGCGGAGACGGGGGGCGAGCTGAGCTGCCGCATCCCGTCGGAGTCCGCCACCGGCGCCTCGCCACCGGCGAGATGCGGGTACTTTCCGACGCCGATGACCAGCGCGTGGGTACGCGGAAGGCCGGTGTCCTCTTCGAGGTGAACTATGGAACCGGCCATGGATCCTCCGGAACCCGACTGCGCCGGACGCTGCCCGGAAGGACGGAGACGCCCACGAGCAGCATTTCCCTTATTATATTTCTGTAAGTCCTGTATGTCCTGGTATGTCCCGACCCATCAGCGTCCTGGTCTGTCAGTGAACGTGAGGCCCGGCATGGCCAAGAATCTCGTCGTCTGTCTGGACGGCACGGGCAATCAGTTGAAGGCGAAAGGGAACACCAACGTCGTCCGGCTCTACGAAATGCTGGACCTCTCCGATCCCGCCCGGCAGATCGCCTACTACGACCCCGGCGTCGGCACCTTCTCCACCGCGGGCGCCTGGACACCCCTCGCCCGGCGCCTGTCGAAGCTCCTCGGCCTCGCCGTCGGCTCCGGCATGAGGGAGAACCTCGCCGAGGCGTACACGTATCTGATGGGGCATTACGAGCCCGGCGACCAGATCTACGTCTTCGGTTTCAGCCGCGGCGCGTACACGGCCCGCGCACTCGTGGGCATGCTCAAGGCGGTCGGCCTGATGCGGCCCGGTATGGAGAACCTCGTCCCGTACGCCGTGTCCGTCTACGCCAAGAACAAGGACTGGACCCGGCAGGACTGGGACCAACTCCACCATTTCGCGGGCGCCTTCAGCAACGCGGTCGAGGGGCGCGTCGGCATCTCCGTCACCTACCTGGGGATCTGGGACTCCGTGAAGGCGGCCGGCGTGCTGCGCTGGAACCTTCGGTGGCCGTACACCCGTCAGCTCCCGAACGTCCGCCGCGTCCGCCACGCCGTGTCCCTCGACGAGAAACGCAGACCCTACCGCGAGTACCTGGTCACACCCGACAAGAAGCACCCCGCGCCCGGCTCGGTCGAGCAGGTGTGGTTCGCCGGGGTGCACTCCGACGTCGGCGGGACCTTCGAGGACGATCCCCGGCTCCCCACCATCACCCTCAAGTGGATCGTGGACGCCGCTCTCGACGAGCACCTGCTGCTGAAGCCCGGGGCCTACGCGCGCGAGGTCACCCTCGTACCCGAGGACGCCCTGGGGAAGGTGCACCGGATGGGCTGGATCTGGTCCCTGCTCACCTACCGGCGCCGCAGACCGCCGCAGGGTTCACACGTGCACGCGAGTGTCCGTGCCCGCATCGAGAAGGACCCGGACTACGCGAACCGGATTCCGAAGACAGTGGAGTGGTCGGACAGCGACTGGCTCAAAGCAAGGGGTGTTCGGTGACGGCTTCCGTGGGGAACGGTTGACCTGGAGCGGCACGCGCACGGCAGGAGACACGGAAAGTATGATCAACCAATGTCTGACATGACCGAAACCACGCCCGGCTGGCTGTCTCCCGACGAGCTGGGAATGGCCCGCGAACGCATGCCGATCCTGTACGTCGAAGCGGTACCCGTACGCGTCGACGACAACGGCGAAGTCACCCACATCGGACTCCTGCTGCGCATCGGGCCGGACGGGACGGTCACCCGCGCCCTCGTCTCCGGCCGAGTGCTGCACCACGAGCGGGTCCGGGACGCCCTCCTGCGCCACTTGGAGAAGGACCTCGGCCCGGTGGCACTGCCGCGGGTCCCGGCCTCCCTGCAGCCCTTCACCGTCGCCGAGTACTTCCCGACGCTGGGAGTCACGCCCTTCCACGACCCCCGCCAGCACGCCGTGTCCCTCGCGTACATCGTCCCGGTGACCGGCGACTGCCGCCCCCGGCAGGACGCGCTCGACCTGGTCTGGTTCAGCCCCGAGGAGGCCTCGTCACCGATGGTCATCGACGAGATGCCCGGCGGGCAGGGCGTGCTGCTGAAGCAGGCCCTGGCACATGTCGGCTGCCTGTCCTGAACGGGGGCATGCGGAAAGGCCGTCTTCTCATCGCTGAGAAAACGGCCTCCGACCTGCTCAAAAGCTGGTCGGGACGACAGGATTTGAACCTGCGACCCCTTGACCCCCAGTCAAGTGCGCTACCAAGCTGCGCCACGTCCCGATGCGTTTCACCCGCGGTGCCCCGCGTGATCGTGCGAACAGAACTTTACCCCACGTCGGGGGCTGCTCCGAAGGGGGCGCGGGACGCGCGACAATCGGCGTATGAGCGGGACATCTGAGGCGCGGCAGGGCGACGGGCGCGATCGAGACACGCAGGGGCGGGCGCGGAGCGCCCGGCCGCGCGACGGGCTGGGGCGCCCCCTGCCGTACGGAGCGGACGGGGTGGAACGGCAGCCGGAAGGTGTCGTACGCGGCCCCGAGGAGACGGTCACCGAGGCGCAGGCGCTGCTGGAGGCGGGGAAACCGTTCCACGCGCACGAGGTCTTCGAGGACGCCTGGAAGACCGGCCCCGAGGACGAGCGGGCGCTCTGGAAGGGGCTGGCCCAGCTCGCGGTGGGGCTCACGCACGCGGCCCGCGGGAACACGACGGGCGGCGCCCGGCTGCTGCGGCGCGGCGCCGGGGCGGTCGAGGAATGGGCGTCGGGTAACGGCCGCGAGCGGCCGTATGGGCTGGATCTCGCGGAACTGGGCGCCTGGGCACGGGAGTTGGCGGGGGTCGTGGAACGGGACGGCACGGCGGTCAGCGCGCGGGAGTGGGCGCCACGGCTGCGCGGGCGGGGCGTCTGACCAGGAATCCCCGTGCCGGGTCACCGGTCCGATCCCGGGTGCGGTGCGTCCACTGTCAGTGGCGTGCGGCAGACTCTCGGTGTGCGAAAGATTCATGTCATCGGCATCGGGGCGGGCGACCCCGATCAGCTCACGCTGCAGGCGGTCAAAGCGCTCAAGGGCACGGACGTGTTCTTCATCCTCGACAAGGGCGAGGTGAAGTCCGACCTCGTCCAGCTTCGCCGTGACATCCTCGACGCGCACATACCGGAGGGGGCGTACCGCCTGGTCGAGGCCCGCGACCCGGACCGCGACCGTTCCGCGGGGGGCGCGGCGTACTCGCCGGCCGTCGGGGACTGGCGCAGCGCCCGCGCGGACATCTACGAGCAGCTGATCGCCGAGGAGCTGGGCGAGGACGAGAGCGGCGCGTTCCTGGTGTGGGGCGATCCCGCGCTGTACGACAGCACGCTCGGCATCCTGGAGGAGATCCTGGACCGGGGCGCGGTGGCGTTCACCTACGACGTCGTGCCCGGCATCAGCAGCGTCTCCGCACTCGTCGCCCGGCACCGCACGGGGCTGAACCGGGTCGCCCGCCCCGTCCAGATCACCACGGGCCGCCGCCTCGCGGAGGGCTTCCCCGACGGCGTCGACGACGTGGTCGTCATGCTGGACGCCCACCAGACGTTCCGGCAGTACGCCGACGAGGACATCGACATCTACTGGGGCGCCTACATCGGCACGCCCGACGAGATCCTCGCCTCCGGCCCCATAGCCGAGGCGGCTCCCCGTATCGAGCGCCTGCGGGCCGAGGCCCGGGAACGCAAGGGCTGGATCATGGACACGTATCTGCTGCGCAGGCATCCGCGGGGGTAGCGCACGCCCCGGCGACGGTACGCCGGGCGGGTGACCCCGCATGCAGCGGGCGTCCGCCGGTGTGATGGTGGCGAATGTGACGACCATCGAGGAAACCGCGCCGCCCGCGGCGGAGGCACCCGGGCCGCCCTTGCTGGACAAACGGCGCCGCAACGTCGTCTTCGTGACGATCATGCTGGGCATGCTCCTCGCCGCGCTGGACCAGACGATCGTGGGCACCGCCCTGCCGACGATCGTGTCGGATCTGGGCGGCGCGGCACATATGTCGTGGGTGGTGACGTCGTACCTGCTGGCCG containing:
- a CDS encoding DUF2235 domain-containing protein, giving the protein MAKNLVVCLDGTGNQLKAKGNTNVVRLYEMLDLSDPARQIAYYDPGVGTFSTAGAWTPLARRLSKLLGLAVGSGMRENLAEAYTYLMGHYEPGDQIYVFGFSRGAYTARALVGMLKAVGLMRPGMENLVPYAVSVYAKNKDWTRQDWDQLHHFAGAFSNAVEGRVGISVTYLGIWDSVKAAGVLRWNLRWPYTRQLPNVRRVRHAVSLDEKRRPYREYLVTPDKKHPAPGSVEQVWFAGVHSDVGGTFEDDPRLPTITLKWIVDAALDEHLLLKPGAYAREVTLVPEDALGKVHRMGWIWSLLTYRRRRPPQGSHVHASVRARIEKDPDYANRIPKTVEWSDSDWLKARGVR
- the cobF gene encoding precorrin-6A synthase (deacetylating) codes for the protein MRKIHVIGIGAGDPDQLTLQAVKALKGTDVFFILDKGEVKSDLVQLRRDILDAHIPEGAYRLVEARDPDRDRSAGGAAYSPAVGDWRSARADIYEQLIAEELGEDESGAFLVWGDPALYDSTLGILEEILDRGAVAFTYDVVPGISSVSALVARHRTGLNRVARPVQITTGRRLAEGFPDGVDDVVVMLDAHQTFRQYADEDIDIYWGAYIGTPDEILASGPIAEAAPRIERLRAEARERKGWIMDTYLLRRHPRG
- a CDS encoding maleylacetate reductase; the protein is MSTPLDFSYETRPARVVFRPGASVSATPGEAARLGLRRVLVVCGSRGEATARAVADALGDHCAGLHAEARMHVPVEVADRAVEVAREIGADGCVAVGGGSAIGLGKAIALRTRLPLIAVPSTYSGSEMTPVWGLTEHGAKRTGRDAAVQPRSVVYDPELTLTLPVPLAVTSGINALAHAAEALYAPDASPLVSLMAEEGVRAMAGALSRVAAAPDDLDARSRALYAAWLCGACLGATTMGLHHKLCHVLGGTFGLPHAETHTVVLPYALAYNASAAPGAITALSRALETDDVPHALRALALGLGAPRSLAELGLKEADLTVAAAQAATEAYPNPREVTANGVLGLLTAAYEGWEPRSDTL
- a CDS encoding NUDIX hydrolase family protein — its product is MTETTPGWLSPDELGMARERMPILYVEAVPVRVDDNGEVTHIGLLLRIGPDGTVTRALVSGRVLHHERVRDALLRHLEKDLGPVALPRVPASLQPFTVAEYFPTLGVTPFHDPRQHAVSLAYIVPVTGDCRPRQDALDLVWFSPEEASSPMVIDEMPGGQGVLLKQALAHVGCLS
- a CDS encoding caspase family protein, yielding MAGSIVHLEEDTGLPRTHALVIGVGKYPHLAGGEAPVADSDGMRQLSSPPVSARALATWLLAEYNDPQRPLGSVALLLSEEQPAPFKDPRTQTAHDVDVATIDNILAAITEWYDRGDSNVDNRLVFYFCGHGVSQGDDMALLAADIFADEHNPLNGALDFGGLMNGLKRCKATQQVFFVDACRSNSDVLIQSSGTRFAGRTPLGAGARPLDLPRRFHIPYYATLAGDRSHARPGQVSVFTEALLKSLAGAASDDPEGDWRVNTSHLLEAIDHFMHQPQFAGAVAGVQVPSVGELPVFVLHELPGPPVVPVYVSCERAEENADAEFVCREDGHERLRRAPGDVNGSDPQSEWAIELRFGNYDFEARLGERDVRTKSITVRPVFRRVHLVKP
- a CDS encoding dioxygenase family protein, whose protein sequence is MTTEFTTDITGAVVDSLKGTADPRLRELLGALTRHLHDFVRETEPTTEEWERAIGFLTATGQKCTDTRQEFILLSDVLGVSMLVETLNGHRDPAATESTVLGPFHMTESPVRALGADIDLVGSGEPCVISGRVLSRDGTPLPGAVLDVWQADAEGYYDVQRPDVQPPGNGRGLFTADAEGRFWFRTCVPSPYPIPTDGPVGDLLRATGRHPYRPAHIHFIATADGHTPITTHIFVAGSDYLGSDAVFAVKKSLVHDFAETDDPSLAREFGIPNPFRHARFDLVLEPQ
- a CDS encoding DUF309 domain-containing protein, whose translation is MSGTSEARQGDGRDRDTQGRARSARPRDGLGRPLPYGADGVERQPEGVVRGPEETVTEAQALLEAGKPFHAHEVFEDAWKTGPEDERALWKGLAQLAVGLTHAARGNTTGGARLLRRGAGAVEEWASGNGRERPYGLDLAELGAWARELAGVVERDGTAVSAREWAPRLRGRGV
- a CDS encoding ComEC/Rec2 family competence protein, with translation MIRFTMMPGEDGDCLLLEYGDDTFVRRILVDGGRSGTYPLIRPTLAGLDGLVDLLVVTHVDQDHILGVLALMDDPDRSVEFADVWFNGFDQLLDSEGFGAVDGEKLTSALLAQKVPWNDAFGGRSVEVGRELAWFDDGSTMEVLSPDRGQLERLAPLWSAECAKNGLIPGRDPDELPPVEGFEHFGAPNVEQLAASPFKPDTSKTNLTSIGLLFEFEDKRIVLTGDADDRRLVASIRPLAEAAGGRLHLDVLKVAHHGSDHNLSNELLGLIDCDRYLISTSGARHDHPNEIAVARILQHGGDEKEIVFNYRDRAAIWDVTALKNRFNYTVTAPEPDAEDGFVSFEL